The following are from one region of the Theropithecus gelada isolate Dixy chromosome 6, Tgel_1.0, whole genome shotgun sequence genome:
- the HMGCS1 gene encoding hydroxymethylglutaryl-CoA synthase, cytoplasmic encodes MPGSLPLNAEACWPKDVGIVALEIYFPSQYVDQAELEKYDGVDAGKYTIGLGQAKMGFCTDREDINSLCMTVVQNLMERNNLSYDCIGRLEVGTETIIDKSKSVKTNLMQLFEESGNTDIEGIDTTNACYGGTAAVFNAVNWIESSSWDGRYALVVAGDIAVYATGNARPTGGVGAVALLIGPNAPLIFERGLRGTHMQHAYDFYKPDMLSEYPIVDGKLSIQCYLSALDRCYSVYCKKIRAQWQKEGNDKDFTLNDFGFMIFHSPYCKLVQKSLARMLLNDFLNDQNRDKNSIYSGLEAFGDVKLEDTYFDRDVEKAFMKASSELFSQKTKASLLVSNQNGNMYTSSVYGSLASVLAQYSPQQLAGKRIGVFSYGSGLAATLYSLKVTQDATPGSALDKITASLCDLKSRLDSRTCVAPDVFAENMKLREDTHHLVNYIPQGSIDSLFEGTWYLVRVDEKHRRTYARRPTPNDDTLDEGVGLVHSNTATEHIPSPAKKVPRLPATAAEPEAAVISNGEH; translated from the exons ATGCCTGGATCGCTTCCTTTGAATGCGGAAGCTTGCTGGCCAAAAGATGTGGGAATTGTTGCCCTTGAGATCTATTTTCCTTCTCAATATGTTGATCAAGCAGAGTTGGAAAAATATGATGGTGTAGATGCTGGAAAGTATACCATTGGCTTGGGCCAGGCCAAGATGGGCTTCTGCACAGATAGAGAAGATATTAACTCTCTTTGCATGACTGTGGTTCAGAATCTTATGGAGAGAAATAACCTTTCCTATGATTGCATTGGGCGGCTGGAAGTTGGAACAGAGACAATCATCGACAAATCAAAGTCTGTGAAGACTAATTTGATGCAGCTGTTTGAAGAGTCTGGGAATACCGATATAGAAGGAATTGACACAACTAATGCATGCTATGGAGGCACAGCTGCTGTCTTCAATGCTGTTAACTGGATTGAATCCAGCTCTTGGGATG gacgGTATGCCCTGGTAGTTGCGGGAGATATTGCTGTATATGCCACAGGAAATGCTAGACCTACAGGTGGAGTTGGAGCAGTAGCTCTGCTAATTGGGCCAAATGCTCCTTTAATTTTTGAACGAG GGCTTCGTGGGACACATATGCAACATGCCTATGATTTTTACAAGCCTGATATGCTATCTGAATATCCTATAGTAGATGGAAAACTCTCCATACAGTGCTACCTCAGTGCATTAGACCGCTGCTATTCTGTCTACTGCAAAAAGATCCGTGCCCAGTGGCAGAAAG AGGGAAATGATAAAGATTTTACCTTGAATGATTTTGGCTTCATGATCTTTCACTCACCATATTGTAAACTGGTTCAGAAATCTCTAGCTCGGATGTTGTTGAATGACTTCCTTAATGACCAGAATAGAGATAAAAATAGTATCTATAGTGGCCTGGAAGCCTTTGG GGATGTTAAATTAGAAGACACCTACTTTGATAGAGATGTGGAGAAAGCATTTATGAAGGCTAGCTCTGAACTCTTCAGTCAGAAAACAAAGGCATCTTTACTTgtatcaaatcaaaatggaaatatgtACACATCTTCAGTATATGGTTCCCTTGCATCTGTTCTAGCACA GTACTCACCTCAGCAATTAGCAGGGAAGAGAATTGGAGTGTTTTCTTATGGTTCTGGTTTGGCTGCCACTCTGTACTCTCTTAAAGTCACACAAGATGCTACACCAG gGTCTGCTCTTGATAAAATAACAGCAAGTTTATGTGATCTTAAATCAAGACTTGATTCAAGAACTTGTGTGGCACCAGATGTCTTCGCTGAAAACATGAAGCTCAGAGAGGACACCCATCATTTgg TCAACTATATTCCCCAGGGTTCAATAGATTCACTCTTTGAAGGAACATGGTACTTAGTTAGGGTGGATGAAAAGCACAGAAGAACTTACGCTCGGCGTCCCACTCCAAATGATGACACTTTGGATGAAGGAGTAGGACTTGTGCATTCAAACACAGCAACTGAG cATATTCCAAGCCCTGCCAAGAAAGTGCCAAGACTCCCTGCCACAGCAGCAGAACCTGAAGCAGCTGTCATTAGTAACGGGGAACATTAA